Genomic window (Ascochyta rabiei chromosome 13, complete sequence):
TGCTGCAGGGGCGTGTCGAGATGCAGATCGAGACTCTGGAGGGACTAGGGAATCCCCAAAAAGAGGCGTCAATTCGAGAAGTCCCCTGGCGCCTCGCGGAGAGGCTCCGCAAGCTTGAACTAGAGATGCTCGAGAGAGCTATTGAGGCCTTTGAAACTCAGGTAAGAAGCGCTTTCTTATACCCCGCATTATTGCAGTACGCTACTGCACACGTCAGGTGTTGAAAACTCTGTCGCAAGGCCTCATGTTGAGCAAGGTCTCTCTGTTGCTCCCATGTGCAAGATTACGGCTGCAAGCTATCATGAGGTCGTTGCGTCTGATCTACGCATGCTAGCAGTGAATAACAGGATTGGGTTTGCATTTGCAAAGGGTGAGCTTTGTCTCAATGCGCTTGGGTAGCTAGTGCTCTAGCACAGTGCACACTGGACTAGGCAGCGTTTCCGTTACTTCGCTAGACCCGGGTTCACCCTTGACCTGCAGACATTCCGCGAATCGTTCACTTCTGTCCACTGACACCTGTCACAGAAATCAAAACTACTTGAGTCAGCAGTCGTCCAGCAATACCTGGGGCTTGGTGCTGAGggcgaagaagacgaagacgtcGACTTCACTTAGGCTTCCCGAGCTCTACATGACTTACGAAATTGCGTGTCGTCGCTGCTCGGCACGTATACGATTGTTGAACGTTGGCATGACGGCTATATCAGTTTCGTCTATTCTACATATAGGCCCTTACAGCCATGTCGAACGGCCTTGTCAGTACGGCAGGTTCATAGATATAAGTGTATATTGGAGCCTCAACCAGAATCTATTCCTCTCAAGGTTTAAGTGCACTACTTAAAAGTCTATCAACTGCTAGATGTCTCCCAGAGACAGCAGCCTTCAAAGATTGATTCGAGAACCACACAAGCACACACAGTCACACGACTGCAAGGCTTCAGCTCAAGACACGCTCGGCGATCGCAACGTAAGGACTAACACCTGTAGATATACAGTGTTGGATCCTCCGGGAACTTCAACCACGGTTTGAGGGCTTGGCAGTACCGAACAAGCTGCTGCCTCGCCTACAGACTGCACTGATTGGTGGGTGGAGAATTTGGAGCGAATCGACATAGGTGACAGACTGTAGGTGACAGATCCTAGCCAAACTCAGGATGCTCGCGTTCCCAAGTTCAGCCTTTGGCAGCTTGGTGGCTAGTGCACTGTGGACCAGAGCTCAGCAACAACAACGCCTCTTCACATACTCCATCTAAAGCTTTGGTGCAGAGGAGGAGCCCAGCAGTCGATTGCTGAATTGGCTTTGAGTGCAGGTCGAGACTGGAGGTTGATGCAGGTGATGGCACCTCAGTGTAAACAATCACATCATCCAGGCCTGCGTCCATAGCAAGCGTATCGTATCGCAAAGGCTATGCACCCCGCAAATGACTACGAATAGTCCTGCTGTCAAACACCGGCTGGAAGCGTTTGACGAAGGCTGAGGGCATGCACTTGACGAAGGCTGAGGACACGCACCTCTTCTCCGCAAAAAGATCGACCGCGCGCTTGAGGGATAGCGGCACGCAGCAGACGAAAAAGTGTCGGACCAATGATGCGCTCTTTCGTGCTTGGAGCGCACCAGTTCGCCGGGGTCCCCACAAATCTGTGCACCCCCAGAACCCACTAATTTAGGGCAAGAATTGAACTGACCAGGGGCTTACATCTGCCGGCCGTCCCTTCCTCCGCGAGTCTTCTAGACTCTACCTCACCCTCCGTATTGCCACTCTTCTTGTAACCCGTCTGACTTCCTCGACACTGCTGTACTTCTGTTGCGATCAAGCTCTTAACGGACCCGGACGCCATCATTGCCCCGTACCCAAGGATCCGGATGCTGGTGGCTTGTGGCTTGTGACACGTTCTATCAGTGATCCCCTTGCGGGCCCCGCAGTACACAGCGAGATAGCTCAGCGAATCGGTCCTGTCGCGAAACAAACACACCCGCCAACATGCCTGGAATATTGCCTATGAAAGTCATCAAAGTCGGATCGACCTGTCAGTCCCGCATCGCACAAGCTTGTGATCGATGCCGTTCCAAAAAGATACGCTGCGACGGCATCCGCCCGAGTTGCACACAATGCACTAACGTCGGCTTCGAATGCAAGACTAGCGACAAGCTCAGCCGCCGAGCCTTTCCCAGGGGTTACACTGAGTCGTTGGAGGAACGAGTACGACTACTGGAAGGGGAGATTCGTGAGCTGAAGGAGCTGCTCGATGAAAAGGATGAGAAGATCGACATGCTCTCACGAATCCACTCACACTCTCCCCATGGGTTCTCGAACGGAAGACGACCGTCTGTACAGTCGCCAGCAGCCTCAGAAGAGACCCAAGAGAAAGAAGACACTTTTAAGGTGCAACAGCCTCCGCTGCTCGTGGAGGATGGGAACAGCGACTCGTACTTCGTTGGCAGTTCAAGTGGACGAACATTTGTTGGTATGGTTCCACTgctacttctacctcttgGACCATTCTAACACCCCACAGAGAGTTTTAAACAGAGAGCGCAGGAGACTGGTCGACTCAGCATGGATGTCGGCTCAAACGCCTTCTTTGGAATAGGAGTCAACGCATCTGTTTCGGTTCCTTCGAAGCGCACTGTCACTTTCAGAGCTCCACCTCGTCTGGTGTCCGATCAGATGATCAACATCTTCTTTCAGGAGTGGGCACCGCTGTTCCCAGTTCTTCATCGACCGACTTTCCTTGCCCTGTACGAAGAGTACGTTTCCAGTCCTGAGAACGTGCAAGACAAGAAATCCATTGCCAAACTCAACCTTTGTTTCGGCATTGCCGCACTGTCAAGTGGCGTATGTACCCCTTTGCTACTCATGTTGATTACGGCCACTAACATTGCGGAAGTCCCGCGACGGCAAGGATGTTAAGTCCTTCGAGGCTCAGTGGCAAAGTGCTGTTAACTCTTTCCTGATGGACAATGACCTTGCGACACTGCAGTGTCTTGTCCTCGCGCAGATCTTCTGTCTACTCAAGGGCGACTACTCTCGCGTGCTCAAGTACAAGGGTCTGGCTATTGGCCTGTCGCAACGCCTTGGCCTACATCAGTCACAGAAGCGCTTTGCGCTTGGTGCACTCACCAGCGAATCAAGGAAGAAGGCATTTTGGTCTTTGTACACCGTCGATTGGTAAGAACTCTGGAGCCAAGCCTCGGTTTACTCGTCACTTACTCAAACAGCTTGTCTGCTGCACATCTCGGCCTTCCAAAATTGATCAGAGAAGAAGACGTTTACTGCGAGTATCCGGTTGATGCAGATGACGAATACGTCACCGAGAAAGGGTTCCTGCCGACCCTGCCTGGCGAGTCGACCAAGCTCTCCAGTGCATTGGCCCTCTTCCGACTCTCCCGTATCCTATCCAGAGCTTTGGCCGAGTTATATCCGGCTTCATCAACACACGATATTTCGTTCCGAACTATAGCCTCCCTGGCCAACGAGATTGAGGAGTGGCAGAACAACTTGGCTCCACATCTCAGGCTGACATTTGCACAAGATAAACCCAGCACAAATGTGACTAGTAGCAGAGCGCCTATTTTGGTAACCATTTGTTCCAAAAATTGCTTCCACTTATCGTCGCTAACTTGAAGCAGTCTCTGGCATACCACCACATTCGATCTTTGATCTACCGCCCCATCGTTGTTGCCAATCTCGGTGACAAGGGCTCGTCTGCTATGGTCGCAGTTGGTGATGCTTGCAAGCATATTGTGCAGATCGTGCAACTACTCGATGAGCGTAAGCTCAGCTTCTCGTTCTGTCTCAACCGTAACGAGGTACTTGTTCAAGCGGGTTTCGGACTCCTGTTCCAAAATCTGAACCTAGCCCGCGATGGAAAGCTGATCAAGGAGTGTAACCGCCTCGTCTGTTCAGTCATGGACATGCTTGAGAGCGGTTCTGCGGCTGGCTCCACGGAGTTTCGGTACGTCTAGATGAACCTGATTACTTCAATTCTTTTGTTAACATGCCTTAGTCGTGTTGGGTGTTCGATGGTTGCGGTCCCTCGCGTGACTGGCCCTACACTCTCCCGCCACAACTCGGCAGGTAGCATGGGTGCACCAATGGACACGCTACGTGCTACCCAAGAAACTCTCAAGGCCATCGCAGCTCGCTTCTCCCCAGGTGCTCTCAAGGCCAGCCGCCATGGTGTACACGAGGCGCGTCGTGCTACTCTGCCGGCCATCTTGCCCGAGGTCGGCGTCCACAGCAATCCCTCGTCCACGAGCCTCCCATCTATTCAGTCCGAACCACACATGGCGCGATCTGAACCTACCATGAGTCCACCAAATCACAACCGTGCTTCTTTCTCTATGTCGAACAAACGTCGTCCTAACCCAGTGTCCGCTGCACACCGAAACATCGACTTCCTATCATTCAGTGCCGACCCTCTGACAACTCATTCTCTTGGTGCCACCACCTCGAAGAGTGAGGTGTCGAAGTCTGACTGGGAGCGTCTGCTCGGCTCGCTCGATGGAGGGCAGACTAACATCTATGATAACATTTATGGTGGACCAGCAGCCGAAGCTCTTCTCGACGCTGGGCCTCTCTCTACAGCTACCGACAGCAGCGCCAACTGGTCGCCTGACGCCTGGGACTGGAACAGCTATGGGACTGCAGCACCACCACAGAGTGTACTCAGTCTCAGCGACGAGAGCTTGACTAGTGGAGAGGAGTTCGGCAGCAATTCTTGTGAATTGGGCACACCCGGAAGCGACGGAATGTACGCTGGAATTATGATCCCTGACATGAGCACACCTACTGGACTGGGCGCGCTCGATGGCAACTTTGGACTTTAAGAGGTACGCACAGTTACGATACTATGTGAAAGTTTGGCAATGAGGTTGAGGATATGGAGTTCTAGGGCTGAGGCGTTGCTTGCCTCGATGCGTTTACGTTCATTTGTTTAGGTCTTGTTCTGCGTCTACTTGCTGGCTTTGCAGTTCGAGCCCCCCTTTGTTTGACTTTACCTAAGATACCACATTCCTCGTAAGAGCGGGATATTACGCGATGCTGTATAGGAGTCGATTTTTAATACATCTATCCGCCATTTTTTGTATGCACATGTACCTCACTGCAGAGTACACTTGAGTTTGTTCTCATCGTGCGCTACTCCTTTGTAGATGGATATGCACAACAATCTAAATTGATTCACACCGCCATCTTGATTAACCATCGATACACAGCGATCTAACTCGCAGCTACATCCCCAAAACATCTTGGCTCCCATCCTTCCTGGCCACCTTGTCCCGATCATCCAGCATCCAGCATCCAGCATCCAGCAGCCCATCTCAGCATTTCCAGCAACCAGGTCTGCGAAGATCTAGCGCACAGGCGCCTGGGAATCTATGACGCCAGTTATCGTCACCAAACCTCGAGTGAAATCACGAAATCGCACTAGATCCCCGCAGCGGCGCTACGCTACAGCTCGGCTTCTTCCACGCGACCAGCCACAATCCCATGGAGGAGCGACGGATGTGGCTCCGCAGGAAACGTGCCGGTAGCCGAGGTATAGCTCCTGCTGTGCTGTGCGAGCGTGATCATTGAATGCTAACCAAACCGCCTTGTCGACTGCGGCCAGCACCCCACAAACGTCCGCGACACCCCTCGGAGCAGCGGAAGTCTGACCGTGTCCATAGCGTATCCACACCACGTCCCCCACTAACGTCCGAAAAAAGCTTAGCGTACCCCAGATGTGGAGTGGTGGCGCACGTGGGCCGATCTGCGGGGTGGGCTGACGCAGAGCAAGCGCAAGCTTTACAGATTGGACCATCGTGAATGTGGGATGTCGCGTGCGCCAAAGAAGGCTGGATGGGGGTATCGTACGTGGAACGGAATGGGAATGTCCCTTTTAGAATTGTGCATTATACAGAGTCTAGTGATAGTTAGAGTTCGTAGGGGTTTCGAGGTGGGGATTCTAGGCAAGCAAGTTTTCAGGAATGTAGAGTGTCATGGTGCGCAGTGCAAAGAGACTGTTGGCCAGCGTGTCTGTATTGATTGGTCGGATTCCTTGTGACCATCATTGCCTGCAAAATCTCCAATGAGAGGGGTATCTACCACACCTTCCCAGCAGCCACATCTTGGTTTTGCGGAACCGCTTCGTCGATGGTGTCGCGGTGGACGCGGCGTTGAGCCTGCATACACGGACATGCAAGGCCACTGAACTGCCGATGGTGCACCACGCCAGGTCTGCGGAAGCCGAAAATGCCGCCATGGTAAAGGCAAAAGCTTCGACACGATATGCTTCGCGATTGAATCGGATCAGAAAATCGGAGGAAGTCGGGTCGTCCTCAATCCCTCAGAACCATTCACAGCCCTGTTCCGGCGACAGTTCCGGCAACAGGGATGTAACGCAGATGGAACCTCACGCCGTCGGTATCCGTAAACGGCGACAAGGCTGTTTCTCGGTGGGATGGATGAGCTTGTCCGTGTGCCGCAGCCTCATGTACTCTAGCACACATCTGCGCGGGAAACGGCCGTTTGGTGCATAACGTTGTGAGAGTCGCCGCTGTTCTAGCGCAGGAACTCGTTGTTGAGAAAGTCCACGAAGACCTCTCTTATTCGTGCTTTCGAAAAGCTGTGCGATCGGTTCATGGTAATGAATTGGCGGCGTATGCGCTGCAGCTGCGGCAAGGTCATTGGCGTTGCGGGTAGCTCGAGGGGCCTCTGGACGTCTTGGACCGTTATCTGTCCACCTCCCTCTCCTGCATGGTCCTTTTGGTATGTCGTTATCTGAGCAACGACGTCGGACGTTGTTTTGTCAAGTTCGTAGAGGTAGTTTTGCTCGGTCGCAGGTTTCTACAGAAGATCAGTCATTGCTGTGTAACCCAGCATACCAAGGTACGTACCAGCACTGTCGCCTGGTGAGGTCTGACAACCTTAGCCTTCCCGTCACTGCCTACGAGGGCGTCCCACACCTGGTCACACCAGGCAGTTTCGTCTTCTTGTACAACGATGAACAGGGGGCTGTCCCACCGTGTCATGCCATTTGGCTCCTCGTACCTGAAGATCAAGTTCTCGAAGTCTTCCTCTTCATACCCTCCATCTTTGTCCTTATCTGCCAAGAGTGATGTGTTGATCTCACGACATTTATCAGCGGGCGTGCCTACATGCACCTGTGAGCCTGTCAGCGATGCTGCTTCGAGGTGTGAGGAAGACGTTACTGACCACACAGCTGGGCGTCGACACTGCTTTTGCCTCGCAGTATAGCTGATAGCGGAAGCCCTTGATGTAGTTCAAACCATCGGCGATAACGATGTCATCGCGCGAGAGGACTCGCTTTACGGCAGAATATTCCTCCGCACGCGCATCCTTCTCGGCTTTGGCGGTATGATAGACAGAGCGTGAGACACCAAGTGTCTGATCGTTAATGAGATGCACCTTCAGTCGGCTGGCGCGCGCATCCACATCGGCTCTGGTACCGGCGA
Coding sequences:
- a CDS encoding DNA-binding transcription factor cat8, with the protein product MPGILPMKVIKVGSTCQSRIAQACDRCRSKKIRCDGIRPSCTQCTNVGFECKTSDKLSRRAFPRGYTESLEERVRLLEGEIRELKELLDEKDEKIDMLSRIHSHSPHGFSNGRRPSVQSPAASEETQEKEDTFKVQQPPLLVEDGNSDSYFVGSSSGRTFVESFKQRAQETGRLSMDVGSNAFFGIGVNASVSVPSKRTVTFRAPPRLVSDQMINIFFQEWAPLFPVLHRPTFLALYEEYVSSPENVQDKKSIAKLNLCFGIAALSSGSRDGKDVKSFEAQWQSAVNSFLMDNDLATLQCLVLAQIFCLLKGDYSRVLKYKGLAIGLSQRLGLHQSQKRFALGALTSESRKKAFWSLYTVDCLSAAHLGLPKLIREEDVYCEYPVDADDEYVTEKGFLPTLPGESTKLSSALALFRLSRILSRALAELYPASSTHDISFRTIASLANEIEEWQNNLAPHLRLTFAQDKPSTNVTSSRAPILSLAYHHIRSLIYRPIVVANLGDKGSSAMVAVGDACKHIVQIVQLLDERKLSFSFCLNRNEVLVQAGFGLLFQNLNLARDGKLIKECNRLVCSVMDMLESGSAAGSTEFRRVGCSMVAVPRVTGPTLSRHNSAGSMGAPMDTLRATQETLKAIAARFSPGALKASRHGVHEARRATLPAILPEVGVHSNPSSTSLPSIQSEPHMARSEPTMSPPNHNRASFSMSNKRRPNPVSAAHRNIDFLSFSADPLTTHSLGATTSKSEVSKSDWERLLGSLDGGQTNIYDNIYGGPAAEALLDAGPLSTATDSSANWSPDAWDWNSYGTAAPPQSVLSLSDESLTSGEEFGSNSCELGTPGSDGMYAGIMIPDMSTPTGLGALDGNFGL
- a CDS encoding kti12, chromatin associated, which produces MPLVLISGYPSAGKTTRALQLKTYCESKIAGTRADVDARASRLKVHLINDQTLGVSRSVYHTAKAEKDARAEEYSAVKRVLSRDDIVIADGLNYIKGFRYQLYCEAKAVSTPSCVVHVGTPADKCREINTSLLADKDKDGGYEEEDFENLIFRYEEPNGMTRWDSPLFIVVQEDETAWCDQVWDALVGSDGKAKVVRPHQATVLKPATEQNYLYELDKTTSDVVAQITTYQKDHAGEGGGQITVQDVQRPLELPATPMTLPQLQRIRRQFITMNRSHSFSKARIREVFVDFLNNEFLR